Sequence from the Nitrospirota bacterium genome:
GATACTTCGCGGAGGTTCAGAGGCGATAAATTCCAACCTGGCGATTGTGAATATTTTAAGGGGCGTTTTGAAATCCGGGGGCATTCACGAAGGAGTGGTGACCTTTATCAATATCCCCGACAGGGAAGCGGTGATGGAGATGCTGAAGCTCGAAGGGACCATCGACCTCGTCATTCCTCGCGGCGGTGAAGGGCTTATCAGGGCGGTCACGGAAAATTCGCGCATACCCGTGCTCAAGCATTATAAAGGCGTATGCCACGTGTTTGTTGACCGTGATGCCGATTTTAAAATGGCTGAGGACATTTGCTTTAACGCAAAGGTGCAGCGTCCCGGGACATGCAATGCCATGGAAACCATGCTCGTTGATGGAAAGATCGCAAGGAAATTTCTGCCGGCGGCGATCAAGAGATTCAAAGACGCCGGTGTCTTGCTTAAAGGCTGTCCTGCGACACTTAAAATTGATAAGTCTCTTGAGGCGGCCAAAGAGGAAGACTTCCACGCTGAATATCTCGACAAGATCTTAAACATTAAAATAGTCAAAGACGTGGACGACGCAATGGAGCACATTGCAAAATACAGCTCCGCGCATACGGATTCAATCGTCACAAAAGATTACGGCAAGGCCATGAGATTTCTCCGCGAGGTGGATTCCGCCTCAGTATTTGTGAATGCGTCAACGAGATTGAGCGACGGGTTCCAGTTCGGTCTCGGGGCAGAGATGGGCATCTCAACCGACAAGATACACGCCCGTGGCCCCATGGGACTTGAGGAGCTTACCTGCACAAAATTCATTGTCTTCGGCAGCGGACAGTTGAGGGTGTGATACTTGAGAAGTGCAAAAGAGCAGAAGTGCGGAAGTACAAAAGTAAAAAACAAGCACAACACTTAATGCCTTAGGATATCAAGGCGCAAAGATCACCAGCATGACGGATCTTAAAAAAATCCGTCATGCTTCATACGACTGTAATTAATGTGCGGGCTATTGCATATCTCTCTCCTGTGATCCAGTCAAGGAACTCCACCTGGGCAGGGTAAACTCCTGCTGCCGCGGGTCTTATGATAAGGTCCCAGCGCCGCGCCGAGGTGAGGCTGAAGGGTGTCCCTGAAGGTATGCTGAAGGGGAATGAGTACT
This genomic interval carries:
- a CDS encoding glutamate-5-semialdehyde dehydrogenase — encoded protein: MDIKSFVLKKAKEAKEGARAIAKISSERKNAALIKMAEALKKKTKELQRENKKDLVAAQKKGLSKAMIDRLTLTTQRIDDMAKGLIEIAALPDPVGEIIKMWRRPNGMEVGRMRVPIGTIAIIYESRPNVTADATGLCLKAGNAVILRGGSEAINSNLAIVNILRGVLKSGGIHEGVVTFINIPDREAVMEMLKLEGTIDLVIPRGGEGLIRAVTENSRIPVLKHYKGVCHVFVDRDADFKMAEDICFNAKVQRPGTCNAMETMLVDGKIARKFLPAAIKRFKDAGVLLKGCPATLKIDKSLEAAKEEDFHAEYLDKILNIKIVKDVDDAMEHIAKYSSAHTDSIVTKDYGKAMRFLREVDSASVFVNASTRLSDGFQFGLGAEMGISTDKIHARGPMGLEELTCTKFIVFGSGQLRV